The window CAAGCCTTGGCCGACTGTGGTCGTCTTCGTGGGCTATGGCATCGCGTTTTACTTTCTCTCGCTCAGCCTGCGTACCATCCCAGTCGGCATCGCCTATGCCATCTGGTCCGGCCTGGGCATCGCGGTAATCAGCCTCATCGGATGATTTGTCTTCAAACAGGCCTTGGATCTCCCAGCCGTCATCGGCCTCAGCCTGATCATCGCGGGAGTCGTGGTGCTGAATTTCTTTTCCAAGTCTGTCGCGCACTAGAGAGCGGAGCCAAGCCTGCTGACTGTGGAATACTTCTACAGCCACCCGGGTCACTGAAATATTCCTGCGCGTTTCATTCGGTGTGTCGCTACGTCTTGTCCGAGCGACCATCCCTCGCCGCATCCCAGCGCGCCCCCTCCCTCACCGCACCATGGTGTGTAGTCCGCCATATCCGGGCAAAGAAGAAATACATCCCGGCACTCACGTAGGAGCAACCGAGCAGACCGATCATGGCAAGACCACGGTCCAGTCCACCGGCGTCTCGGCCTATCAATCCTGCAGCCCAAAGGACCGAGAAAGCCACCCAACCAGCGACAACACCGACCAATCCGGCAAAAAACACATCCCATCGGGTTCCCGCTTTCATCGGAGCAGCCATGGCACAGATCAACATGAAGCCCACTGGTGCCAGCAGAAAAAGCATCTGCACCGTCAGGAATGACCACATCGTTTCCATAGTCTTTACGGGAGTTGGGCTTCCGAAGTTACCTTACCACATTCTCTGCGCGACCTGAACAACAAAACAGCCCAGGCAAAAAATGCCTGCGCCGCCCGCGCCGGGAGTCACCCCCCAGCAACTCCCGGTAACCGAGCGGCGCAAAACATTCAGATCCAGCCCTAGCAGGAACTTTTTATATTCGTCCCATGAGGACGAGAATCAGGACAATAACCAAAATCAATCCCAGCCCCCCACTCGGATAATATCCCCAGCGGGAACTATGCGGCCACGTCGGCAACGCTCCAACCAGGAGCAGGATCAGGATGATAAGCAGCAATGTACTCATGCTGGTATATCGCATGGAACCCCATTTCCCGGACGTACCAGAAGAACATCTCCTCTCGTTTCCGGCTCGCAGCAGCGTCACCTGAAAAATTCGTGCCTCTCCCGATTAGGAACTGGCCACCCCGTAGAAGGCCACCCGATCATCTGCAGAAAAGAAGACGTAAATTTTGTCCGTATTCGGACGCTGAAACGCCATCCCTCCATATTCCGCCACGCGATCCGGCAGCGGTCGCCATCCCGTCATGCGAAACTTTCCACCCGGGCCGATCTGCTCCAGAGATTCTCCAAATCGACTTATGACCTCATCTCGAGACGGCCTACCATCGAGAAACGCGCGGTCCAGTCCCGGCT of the Terrimicrobium sacchariphilum genome contains:
- a CDS encoding DUF3309 family protein, with product MSTLLLIILILLLVGALPTWPHSSRWGYYPSGGLGLILVIVLILVLMGRI